In the Brassica napus cultivar Da-Ae chromosome A7, Da-Ae, whole genome shotgun sequence genome, one interval contains:
- the LOC106369472 gene encoding uncharacterized protein LOC106369472, translating into MELELPKRLYAEGSEPRVKKINNSCRMELIRDLKKAMCAEYDDVKRDPVFTHIMAIAENDLKFSGKLVDSFICRQLITSKLHEKWFVFARTPLRFSLQEYHAVTGLKITRETNSDVVKWKNDGGFWSNLLHTGGKITLQSIRKVHLQEVHTWTRLDRMRLIYLCVIVGVVMGRDEKVSIPHMYIKLVMDFDKVRKFHWGLHSYDFLLSSIEKARKKLGKKESYIFEGFSYALQIWIMEAIPDFGEILGRRVSDSFKGPRCGNWKGVAKVSYEDIIELEDSLTNKDNFFSVISVTGNGDVFLDAQYTREGEMEDERVDLVLERIRNKYDWSSTDWPVLDPEESKMEEPDSHDRGSEADKSVDHTDVVADEETSSVQVAGKGKRKFLDEGAETRKKKVLCKRSAEKFLTFGPETKSFIEGLIRTSVTSLGDVLSMQMANMERVFTERMGKMEIEVSQLKDAISLTGEGSYPSKKETEEAPLNSKAKQAPPKSKGAQAPPKSKGAEAPPKRKGDQPTPTKKDGKKIATETNDFDFGLSTQDLRDLSQATFVDGFDLSQVKVETSSKSKPFNMAPLQWNDEEMDRTKEDSPDAALVFFREEDWEKVRTWSTSSTRIRIGPATLDFEIANRLMDKSEWLNSLEIDAAMYVFRERTSLKRWRPHRVAFMTVVFSNMIKKEYGHLEAQGRKSYMLHNLLLQFGKGVLPPHGRTHEIWNIDVDRLYVPVHVSGNHWIALCISFVTRSIEVFDCSGRKRYKEVDGFANLIPRIVKAVQPMRHQKDFTVGAYTVSYVPVGNLNKSACDCGVYAVKFIECHALGLELSLLHDGNIIEARHRILWDLWEAANDPELIDRMSKYQSPECLSSTVEEIL; encoded by the exons ATGGAGCTTGAGCTACCCAAACGATTGTATGCAGAGGGTTCAGAACCTCGGGttaagaagatcaacaacagTTGCCGCATGGAACTTATCAGAGATCTGAAGAAAGCTATGTGTGCCGAGTATGATGATGTGAAGAGAGATCCAGTTTTCACACATATCATGGCTATTGCCGAAAATGATCTCAAGTTCTCTGGGAAACTAGTGGATAGCTTCATATGTAGGCAGCTGATTACCTCAAAGCTGCATGAGAAGTGGTTTGTTTTTGCGAGGACGCCTCTCCGGTTTTCGCTTCAGGAGTACCATGCCGTGACAGGCCTCAAGATTACACGGGAAACTAACAGTGACGTAGTGAAATGGAAAAACGACGGGGGTTTTTGGAGTAACCTACTGCACACAGGTGGTAAGATCACCTTGCAGTCGATCAGAAAGGTTCATCTACAAGAAGTTCACACCTGGACTCGGCTTGATAGGATGAGGTTGATCTACTTGTGTGTAATAGTGGGTGTGGTGAtggggagagatgagaaggtgTCCATCCCTCATATGTACATCAAGTTGGTGATGGATTTTGACAAGGTTCGGAAGTTCCATTGGGGTCTTCACTCGTATGATTTCCTGCTGAGTTCGATTGAGAAGGCTAGGAAGAAGTTGGGTAAGAAGGAGAGCTACATTTTCGAGGGTTTCTCCTATGCTCTCCAGATTTGGATTATGGAGGCAATTCCAGATTTTGGAGAAATTTTAGGCAGAAGAGTCTCAGACAGCTTCAAAGGTCCAAGGTGTGGCAATTGGAAAGGAGTTGCAAAAGTTTCTTATGAAGACATCATTGAGCTCGAGGACTCCTTAACTAACAAG gataacttcttctcggTCATATCAGTGACTGGTAATGGTGATGTGTTTCTAGAtgctcagtacacaagggaggGTGAGATGGAAGATGAACGAGTGGACCTTGTTTTGGAGAGGATCAGGAACAAGTATGATTGGAGCAGCACAGACTGGCCAGTTTTAGACCCTGAAGAGTCTAAAATGGAGGAACCCGACAGCCATGATAGAGGGTCAGAAGCTGATAAGAGCGTGGATCATACGGATGTTGTAGCAGACGAGGAGACCTCTTCGGTTCAGGTTGCAGGAAAAGGCAAGAGAAAGTTTCTTGATGAAGGAGCAGagacaagaaagaagaaggtgCTGTGTAAGCGATCAGCAGAAAAGTTTCTGACTTTTGGTCCTGAAACTAAGAGTTTCATTGAGGGTCTTATCCGCACATCTGTCACTTCATTGGGAGATGTGCTCAGTATGCAAATGGCGAATATGGAGAGAGTGTTTACAGAGAGGATGGGGAAGATGGAGATTGAGGTTTCACAGCTCAAGGACGCAATCAGTTTGACTGGTGAAGGAAGCTATCCTAGTAAGAAAGAAACTGAAGAAGCTCCACTAAACAGCAAAGCCAAGCAAGCTCCACCTAAGAGCAAAGGCGCTCAAGCTCCACCTAAGAGCAAAGGCGCTGAAGCTCCACCTAAGCGCAAAGGCGATCAACCTACTCCAACAAAAAAG GACGGGAAAAAGATTGCTACAGAAactaatgattttgattttggattgAGTACACAAGACTTGCGGGACCTGTCCCAAGCTACATTTGTTGACGGTTTTGATCTGTCTCAAGTGAAAGTTGAGACGTCAAGTAAATCGAAACCGTTTAACATGGCTCCACTGCAGTGGAATGATGAGGAAATGGATCGAACCAAAGAAGACTCGCCAGATGCCGCGTTGGTGTTTTTCCGTGAAGAGGATTGGGAAAAAGTTAGAACTTGGTCAACTTCCTCTAC ACGTATACGGATTGGACCTGCCactttagattttgagattgCTAATCGTCTTATGGATAAATCTGAGTGGTTAAATAGCTTG GAGATTGACGCTGCAATGTACGTATTCCGGGAGAGAACATCTTTGAAACGATGGAGACCTCATCGTGTCGCCTTCATGACTGTCGTCTTCAGCAATATGATTAAAAAAGAGTATGGTCATTTAGAAGCTCAGGGTAGAAAGAGCTACATGCTTCATAATTTGCTACTGCAGTTCGGTAAAGGAGTCCTTCCACCACATGGCAGGACACATGAGATATGGAATATAGATGTGGATCGCCTGTATGTCCCTGTTCATGTCAGTGGGAATCATTGGATCGCCTTGTGCATCAGTTTCGTGACGAGGAGCATTGAAGTGTTCGACTGCTCGGGTAGGAAAAGGTACAAGGAGGTGGATGGGTTCGCAAACCTTATTCCGCGTATTGTCAAGGCAGTTCAGCCTATGAGACACCAGAAGGATTTCACAGTCGGTGCATATACTGTTTCCTATGTCCCCGTTGGGAATCTGAATAAAAGTGCATGTGACTGTGGCGTCTATGCAGTGAAGTTCATTGAGTGTCATGCGCTTGGATTGGAGTTGTCGTTGTTGCATGATGGTAACATTATCGAAGCTCGCCACAGGATTCTATGGGATCTTTGGGAAGCAGCTAATGATCCGGAATTGATTGATAGGATGTCAAAGTATCAATCCCCGGAGTGTCTCTCTTCGACTGTAGAGGAGATTTTGTGA
- the LOC111201464 gene encoding uncharacterized protein At4g04775-like yields MNTSRRHSYGVPSRCWCGKGVVIFYSRTDDNPYRRFYRCEIGAQRKKENHLFKWVDDALLDEIRRVEAEQGRIVEEIEDLKSSITQRIEEEVRKQKNSLELGCLGSILWLFGRLRSQE; encoded by the exons ATGAATACTTCAAGGCGACATTCATACGGGGTGCCATCTAGGTGCTGGTGCGGGAAAGGGGTTGTGATATTCTACTCGAGAACTGATGACAATCCTTACCGACGGTTCTATAGATGTGAAATAGGGGCACAG CGAAAGAaggaaaatcatttatttaagtgGGTTGATGACGCCTTGCTTGATGAGATTCGAAGGGTAGAGGCTGAGCAAGGGAGAATTGTAGAAGAGATTGAAGATCTGAAAAGTAGTATCACACAGAgaatagaagaagaagttaggAAGCAGAAAAATTCACTCGAATTAGGTTGCTTAGGAAGCATTCTATGGCTTTTTGGAAGATTAAGAAGCCAAGAATGA